The genomic interval GGAGAGCTTGCCCGAGCTTCAGCACCTGCTCCACCTCCTCCCAGCCCGTTTTAGCTTATAGGGAAAGCTTTCATCCCGCAACGAACCTATTTATTGCGGACCGGTATACCTCCTCTATGTCTTTAAGAGATAGGCTTATCAATTCGTCCCCTGACATTCTTTCAATATGAAGTCTCTTCCCGCCTACCTTTCCGATGATGGTTATTGGGACCCCGAGCTCATCTGCCAAGCCCTCAAGAAGCGGGAGCTTTTCTGGTGATAGGGAAAGGACAAAACGGGCTTGGCTTTCGCTGAAAAGGAAGTGGGAGGGAGGTAATGAGAAAGAAGGTATTTCAACTGTGGCGCCGATTTTCCCCAAAATACAAGCTTCCGCGAGGGCAACAGCCAATCCTCCCTCCGCTACATCGTGGGCAGAGGAAAGGAGTCCCAGTTTCGCTGCCTCTTGGCATAGCTTGTTTGCTCTCCATTCCCTCTCCAAATCAACCGTTGGAGGTTCTCCCGCTATCTTACCGAAAATCTCCTTTAGATATTCGGAACCCCCTAACTCGGGGAATGTTTCGCCCACGAGAACGACAAGGTCGCCCTCGTTACGAAAACCCGCTTGAACTCTCTTTTCTATATCCTCAATCAAGCCAAGCATTCCCACAACAGGAGTGGGGAAGACCCTCCGATTCGGGCTTTCATTATAGAAGGAAACATTTCCCGATATGATGGGAATATTCAAATATGAGGCTGCTTTCGCCATCCCTTTTATCGTCTCGCTGAACTGCCAAATTACTTCTCCTTTTTCCGGCGAACCGAAATTGAGGCAATCGGTTATGGCGAGTGGTTGGGCACCCGTGGCAGAGATATTCCGAGCTGATTCCGCTACCGCTATCATCCCTCCTTTGTAGGGATTAAGATAGACATACCTGCCATTCCCATCGGTCTTAACGGCTATTCCCTTATTTGTCCCCTTCACTCTTAGGAGGGCGGCATCCCCTCCAGGGTAAATTACAGTGTTTATCAAAACCATATGGTCATATTGCTCATATACCCATTCCTTGCTTGCGATGTTTGGAGAAGAAAGAAGGCGAAGGAGAACTTGATTGTAGTCATCGGGTTCAGGCAAATCAAGGGGATTGAAGGAAGCGAGCTCATCTATATAAGAGGGTTTAATCGGCTTTGGACGATAGCGAGGTGCTTCCGCCAAAAGCTTTGCCGGCACCTCCGCTACGACCTCGCCTTTGTGTTTCACCCTTAGAATTCCATCATCCGTTACAACCCCTATGGGAGCGTAATTCAATCCCCATTTCTCTATGACTTTCCTGACTTTATCTTCCTCGTTATTCTTAACGATTAGGAGCATCCTCTCCTGGGATTCGGAGAGCATTATCTCAAAGGGGGTCATGCCAGTTTCCCGAAGGGGAACCCTGTCCAAGTCCAACTCCATTCCCGTTCCTGCCCGCGCGGCGGTCTCGCTTGTTGAGGAGGTTATTCCTGCCGCTCCCATATCCTGAACACCTACCACAGCGCCGGTCTTTATAGCCTCTAAAACCGCTTCTATGAGCAACTTTTCGCTGAAGGGGTCGCCAATCTGAACCTGTGGTCTTTTGCTTTCCGATTCCGGTCCGAGCTCAACGGAGGCGAAAGCTGCGCCAGCGATTCCATCTCTTCCCGTGCTTGAACCTACCAAAACGGCTATGTTGCCCACCCCCTCTGCCCTTCCCTTCTGGAGTTCCTCAATCCTACCCAAACCGACACACATCACATTGACGAGGGGATTGTCTTCATAGGAATCCTCAAAATAAATCTCTCCCGCAACGGTGGGAACGCCGATGCAGTTATGAACGGCGAACCCTCCCTGAGTTATGAATATATGCGTATCCTCTACCTCAACATCAAACACCCATCTCTCTTCCTTTATATCTCTAACCCCGACGACCTTCGTGGGGCGGGGATAGGAAAGGTCTTGGAAGAGAAGGAGGGTATCTCCCTTTTCCAGTTCCCCAGCATTGATAAACCTAACTCCACCCTTGAAAGTAAGGAGAGGATGGTCGTGGGTGGCAAGGAGCTTTCTTCCAGAGGCGGTGATAATTTCCAGGAAAGAAGTAGCTTTTCTTCGGAAGACTTTAAGTGCTTTCTTCCAGCATACGGATAGGCTCTTGGGGTCATATGAGAGGATTTGCACATCTTCAATCTCGGCGGCTTGGGGGAAATCCTCCTTTTTGGGGATGAACCTATCCGCTAATTCCTCTAACGATATACATTCCATATTTCCCTTAAGCTTCAATACGACCTTCTCTTCTGCAGGTAGGCAATTTCCATAGAACGATATGCCCGAAACAACCCCTTGGAATAGATATTTAACCCTTGGGGATGTAAGGGAGCCGAAGCGGAGGGAATCAAGGAGAGCTATTGGACGGGTGCCCATGGCTAAAATATCCCTTACTATTCCACCTATGCCAGTAGCTGCTCCTTGGAAAGGTTCAACAGCGGAGGGATGGTTATGGGACTCCATCTTCATTGATACGCATAAGCCGTCTCCTATATCAACTACCCCGGCGTTCTCTCCAGGTCCCTGAATTACCCATGGAGCGGAAGTAGGGAAAAGTTTGAGGAATTTCTTTGAGTGTTTATATCCGCAATGCTCGGACCAAAGAACGGAGAACATTCCCAACTCAACGATGTTTGGTTCCCGTCCAAGTGCCTTCTTGATTCTCTCGTATTCGTATCTTGTGAGTCCGAGCTCTTTATAGATAGGTTTTCTTCTCATAGAATCCTTTTAACCTCCTCAATAAGCTTTCAAAGATTTGTTTTAGCCCATTCAGCCATTGATTTGAAGATGCGGAATCCATCTGCAGAGGAAAGAATTTGCTCGGAGCACCTCTCGGGGTGAGGCATTAGTCCGAGGACGTTTCCCTTCCCGTTAACGATTCCCGCTATGAAGTTCATGGAGCCATTTGGATTCGCCTCATCGGAGAGGTTTCCTTCTGGGTCGCAATAGCGTAAGACGACTTGCTTATTATCCTCAATGGATTTCAGAACATCTGGGGGAGCGAAAAATCTTCCTTCAAAATGGGCTATCGGCATCCGAAGGACTTCTCCCTCCCTATAGAGGTGTGTGAACGGGGTTCGGTTATTTTCAACGCGGAGATGGACGAACTTGCAAAGGAAACGCAGATTGGTGTTTTTGAGAAGAGCGCCGGGGAGAAGCCCTGCCTCAACGAGGATTTGAAACCCGTTGCATATTCCTATAACGAGCTTTCCTTTCTCAGCTTCCTTTCTCACGGCTTCCATAATTGGAGATAGCTTCGCTATAGCGCCGGTGCGAAGATAGTCTCCATAGGAGAAACCGCCGGGAAGGATTATGCAGTGATAGTCCGAGAGGTCGCTTTGGGTATGCCAAACATAGTCAACATCCTCCCCTAGGACTTCTTTAACGACGTAATAGCAATCCATTTCACAGTTAGTGCCGGGGAAGACCACTGTTGCGAACTTTATTTTAGCCATAATCCTTTCCCTCTTTCTCCTATTAAGTCTTTAATTAAAGAGTTAACATCTTCTGCTCCACCTTTGGACAGTCTGGCAATAAGCCTGTTCGTCTCCCGTTCCTCCCTTCCAGCGCCGCTCATCTCTTATCCTCAATAACTATTTCATAATCCTCCACAACGGGATTTGCAAGCATTCGCTCGCACATCTCCTTTATCCTCTCCTCTGATGGATTGTTTATTTCCATCTCTATCAACTTACCTATCCTAACATTCTCAACCTCGTCAAAACCGAGATTGCGAAGCGCCCGCAGGACTACTTGCCCTTGCACATCTAAAACTCCTTCTTTCAAGCGTATGTAAACTTTAGCCTTCATCTATTCCTGCCCTCCTAAATATATAATCTATCCATTTCAAATGCTCGTTAAGGTCAAAACATCTCTCTATTTCCTCAGGTGAAAGAAGATTTCTAACTCTGTCATCGCTCAAAGAGACATCCCGAAGCTCTTTCCCTTCCTCCATAGCTTTGAAAGAGAGCTTTTGAACGAGCTCATACGCTTCATCCCTCGTCAGCCCTTTATCAATGAGCCTCAACATTAGGCTTTCCGACCCCCAAGTGCCGAGCGTTTTCCCTATATTCTCTCTCATTTTTCCCTCATTCACCACGAGTCCCTTCAGAACGCCTCTGAATTTCACGAGGATGTAGTGAGTGAGGGTTGTTGCTTGAGGGAAGATTATCCTCTCGGAAGCGGAGTTGGTCAAATCCCTCTCTCCCCATAAGGGTATATTTTCCAAGCTGGTGATGAGATAGGCTCTTATCACCCTGGCAAGACTGCAAATCCTCTCGCATATGATGGGGTTTTTCTTGTGGGGCATAGCAGATGAACCCCTTTGTCCTCTTCCAAATGGTTCCTGCAATTCCTCAATATTGCTTCTTTGAAGGTTTCTTATCTCTGTTGCGAACTTCTCAAGGGAGGAAGCTATGGAAGCGAGGGCAAAAAGATATTGGGAATGTCTATCCCTTTGAAGAATCTGGGTGGAAACGGGAGCGGGTTTAAGCCCTAATTCACTCAAGGCTATTTCTTCTATTTCGGGAGATGAATTGCCGAAAATACCCACAGCACCGGAGATTTTCCCATAGGAGATGATTTCCTTCGCTTCCTCCATTCTCTTTAAATTTCTCTCCATCTCACAGAACCAGAGGGCGAATTTGAAACCCAAGGTTATTGGCTCGGCGAACATTCCGTGCGTCCTTCCCATCATGGGCGTGAACTTGTGTTCCAAAGCTTTTTGCTTTAAAAGCTCAATGACTGAACGAATCTCTTCAATTATCACATCTGCGGATTCCCTAAGCAAAAGGGATAGAGCTGTATCAACGACATCATAGGAAGTTGCCCCATAATGGAAGAAGCGTTTCGCATCCTTTGAGAGGTTCTCTGTGGCTGCCTTAACGAAGGCGATGACATCGTGTCCAACTTCCTCCTCAATTTCTTTCATCCTTTTCAAATCGACCTTTGCCTTTTCTACTTCCTCCACCACCGAGCTTGGAACCTTTCCCTGTTTAGCCCATGCCTTCAAAATCGTTGTTTCAACCTGGAGCCACTTGGAGACCTTATATTCCTCGCTCCAGATTTTATCCATTGGGGGGAGGGTGTATCTCTCTATCATTACGAAATAAATAATACCCGAAAAGGATGGGAAAGGTCAAGAAACTTATAGAAAATCAGGCTTTATTGCGGGAAAAATTACAGTGATGGGAACGCTTAAGAATGCGAAAAAAAACTATAAAAATTTGCGAATGTTTTGAGGGAGTTTCAGTATACAGACAGTAGTCCCTATGACTATATTAATTTTGCACGAAAAGATAAACTCAACATCGGTTTTGCAACGCCACTTTTTAATCTAATATAATCGGGTTACACAACGAATTCTGCAACAAAAACCTTAAGCTGATTAAATCTTTAACATTTAGCTGAAGGCATGTTATAATTTATTAAAAACAAAGGAGGGATTATGAAAAAGGTCTTCGCTCGCTCAAAGGTTCTCTCTGATGTTGATTTCACCTATTGTCCCGGCTGCACTCATGGAATTGCCCATCGCCTGATAGCGGAAGCCATTGAAGAGCTGGGCATCTTGGAGAAAACCATAGGGATTTGCCCCGTGGGCTGTGCTGTTTTCGCTTACGAGTTCTTTGAATGTGACATGATTGAAGCTGCTCACGGAAGGGCGCCAGCGGTTGCAACTGGTGTCAAGAGGGCTCTACCAGATAGAATCGTCTTCACCTATCAAGGCGATGGGGACCTCGCATCAATCGGGATGGCGGAAATAGTTCACGCTGCTGCGAGAGGGGAGAATATCAGCGTTTTCTTCATCAACAACGCCGTCTACGGGATGACCGGTGGGCAGATGGCACCCACCACCATCCTCGGTCAGAGGACGACCACCTCCCCCTATGGTAGGCAACCCGAAAGGGAAGGTTATCCCATAAGGGTATGTGAACTCCTCTCAACCCTGGATGGTCCCGCCTATATAACACGGGTAGCTCTCACGAATCCTCGCTATGTGCTTCAGGCTAAAAAAGCGGTTCTCAAAGCCTTTCAAACCCAAATAGAGGGAAAGGGCTTTTCCCTCGTGGAGATGCTCTCAGCTTGCCCTTCTATTCTCGGGCTCAAGCCAATTGACGCATTAAAGTGGGTGGAGGAAAATATGATTCCAATCTATCCGCTTGGCGAGTTCGTTGTAAAGTGAGGCTTATGGAGTTCATAATTGGCGTAGATGGAGGAGGAACGAAAACCCTTTGTGCTCTTTGGGATGAGGAAGGGAATCTTTTAAATTGGTCCAAAGAGGGACCGTCAAATCCTTTATTCATAGGTTGGGACGAAGCCAAGAGGGCGATTGTTGAGGCAGTTACAAGAGTTGCGAGTTCGCTTCCCCCCAATGCCCGTGGCACGATAATAACGGGCGGTGGAGGAACGCCCAGCACGAGGGAAGAGCTTTCCAACCTCTTCCCTAATTGGAGAATACTGGAAACGGGCGATGTGGAAACGGCGCTTAGAGCAGCTTTACCGATGGGCAAAGAAGGAGTCGTTGCGAGGGCAGGAACGGGAAGCTTTGCGGTTGGGCAGGATTCTGCGGGTAATAGGAAAGTAATAGATGGGCTTGGTCCCCTTTTGGGAGACGAGGGCTCCGCAACAGATATAGGGTTGATGGCTTTGAGGGCAGTGGGAAGGCATTTTATGGGGAAAGTCCATTGCCCTCTTCTTGCGGAGAAGGTTCTCAGCAGCTTCTCAGCCAAGTCGCTTGGGGAACTTATCCACCGCCTTCACGCCGAAAATGTCAAAAGGCATCAGATATCATCGCTGGCGAAGTTGGTGTGGGAGTGTAGGGAGGAAAGGGTATGCAGGGAAATTCTTTGGGAGGCAGGGAAACGTCTTGCCCTCTCTGCTCTCAAAGCTGCTGAGTATCTGAAATTGCGAAATCCCTCCTTTTTCGTTGGAGGGAGCGTCTTCAAAGCGAGGGAGGTATTCGTCTCTTTCAAAAGAGGGGTAAGGAGAGCTTATCCCAACGCTCCTGTTGATTACTCTCCCCTTGAGGCATTGGCTGGTGCCTTCATCATAGCAAGGGGAGGAGAGGTTTCACCCCCAATTAGAGAAAAGTTGAAAGAGGTAAACAAACTATACTTATGAAAAGGAGGTCGTTAAATAATGTCAAAAGGTTTAGAGTATCTTGAAAAAGTGAAGGAGCTCATAGAGAAGGTTAAGACGACGCAGGGTAAACACATT from bacterium carries:
- the purL gene encoding phosphoribosylformylglycinamidine synthase subunit PurL, with the protein product MRRKPIYKELGLTRYEYERIKKALGREPNIVELGMFSVLWSEHCGYKHSKKFLKLFPTSAPWVIQGPGENAGVVDIGDGLCVSMKMESHNHPSAVEPFQGAATGIGGIVRDILAMGTRPIALLDSLRFGSLTSPRVKYLFQGVVSGISFYGNCLPAEEKVVLKLKGNMECISLEELADRFIPKKEDFPQAAEIEDVQILSYDPKSLSVCWKKALKVFRRKATSFLEIITASGRKLLATHDHPLLTFKGGVRFINAGELEKGDTLLLFQDLSYPRPTKVVGVRDIKEERWVFDVEVEDTHIFITQGGFAVHNCIGVPTVAGEIYFEDSYEDNPLVNVMCVGLGRIEELQKGRAEGVGNIAVLVGSSTGRDGIAGAAFASVELGPESESKRPQVQIGDPFSEKLLIEAVLEAIKTGAVVGVQDMGAAGITSSTSETAARAGTGMELDLDRVPLRETGMTPFEIMLSESQERMLLIVKNNEEDKVRKVIEKWGLNYAPIGVVTDDGILRVKHKGEVVAEVPAKLLAEAPRYRPKPIKPSYIDELASFNPLDLPEPDDYNQVLLRLLSSPNIASKEWVYEQYDHMVLINTVIYPGGDAALLRVKGTNKGIAVKTDGNGRYVYLNPYKGGMIAVAESARNISATGAQPLAITDCLNFGSPEKGEVIWQFSETIKGMAKAASYLNIPIISGNVSFYNESPNRRVFPTPVVGMLGLIEDIEKRVQAGFRNEGDLVVLVGETFPELGGSEYLKEIFGKIAGEPPTVDLEREWRANKLCQEAAKLGLLSSAHDVAEGGLAVALAEACILGKIGATVEIPSFSLPPSHFLFSESQARFVLSLSPEKLPLLEGLADELGVPITIIGKVGGKRLHIERMSGDELISLSLKDIEEVYRSAINRFVAG
- the purQ gene encoding phosphoribosylformylglycinamidine synthase I; its protein translation is MKFATVVFPGTNCEMDCYYVVKEVLGEDVDYVWHTQSDLSDYHCIILPGGFSYGDYLRTGAIAKLSPIMEAVRKEAEKGKLVIGICNGFQILVEAGLLPGALLKNTNLRFLCKFVHLRVENNRTPFTHLYREGEVLRMPIAHFEGRFFAPPDVLKSIEDNKQVVLRYCDPEGNLSDEANPNGSMNFIAGIVNGKGNVLGLMPHPERCSEQILSSADGFRIFKSMAEWAKTNL
- a CDS encoding 2-oxoglutarate oxidoreductase produces the protein MKKVFARSKVLSDVDFTYCPGCTHGIAHRLIAEAIEELGILEKTIGICPVGCAVFAYEFFECDMIEAAHGRAPAVATGVKRALPDRIVFTYQGDGDLASIGMAEIVHAAARGENISVFFINNAVYGMTGGQMAPTTILGQRTTTSPYGRQPEREGYPIRVCELLSTLDGPAYITRVALTNPRYVLQAKKAVLKAFQTQIEGKGFSLVEMLSACPSILGLKPIDALKWVEENMIPIYPLGEFVVK
- a CDS encoding adenylosuccinate lyase, translating into MIERYTLPPMDKIWSEEYKVSKWLQVETTILKAWAKQGKVPSSVVEEVEKAKVDLKRMKEIEEEVGHDVIAFVKAATENLSKDAKRFFHYGATSYDVVDTALSLLLRESADVIIEEIRSVIELLKQKALEHKFTPMMGRTHGMFAEPITLGFKFALWFCEMERNLKRMEEAKEIISYGKISGAVGIFGNSSPEIEEIALSELGLKPAPVSTQILQRDRHSQYLFALASIASSLEKFATEIRNLQRSNIEELQEPFGRGQRGSSAMPHKKNPIICERICSLARVIRAYLITSLENIPLWGERDLTNSASERIIFPQATTLTHYILVKFRGVLKGLVVNEGKMRENIGKTLGTWGSESLMLRLIDKGLTRDEAYELVQKLSFKAMEEGKELRDVSLSDDRVRNLLSPEEIERCFDLNEHLKWIDYIFRRAGIDEG
- the purS gene encoding phosphoribosylformylglycinamidine synthase subunit PurS, which gives rise to MKAKVYIRLKEGVLDVQGQVVLRALRNLGFDEVENVRIGKLIEMEINNPSEERIKEMCERMLANPVVEDYEIVIEDKR